In Bradyrhizobium sp. 1(2017), one DNA window encodes the following:
- a CDS encoding ABC-F family ATP-binding cassette domain-containing protein: protein MLAITDLSVRLAGRLLIDQSSVQITPGSRVGLVGRNGTGKSTLFKVIRSELAAEHGSVTLPPRWRVGSLAQEAPNGPESLISVVLKADLERDALLAEAERATDPHRIAEIQTRLVDIDAHSAPSRAAAILSGLGFSAADQLRPCAEFSGGWRMRVALAATLFAAPDLLLLDEPTNYLDLEGTLWLEDHLAHYPRTVIVISHDRDLLESSVDQILHLERGRLTLYKGTYSSFEEQRAARELLDAKQVKRQEAERARLQAFVDRFKAKASKARQAQSRVKMLERLKPITALVTEDVREISFPAPEKILSPPIIAADNVSVGYDAASPVLNRVTLRIDNDDRIALLGANGNGKSTLVKLLAGRLAPFSGRVTRADKLSIAYFAQHQLDELNEDASAYDHVRKLMGEAPEAKVRARAGAIGFSGKAADTKAGKLSGGEKARLLLGLATFFGPNMIILDEPTNHLDIDSRAALAEAINEFPGAVIMVSHDRYLIEACAERLWIVADRTVTDYDGDLDEYRRLVLSARNAEAPRERSAASEKPQRPKSDNRGSLKKRIAEAEAEIARVSEIITKIDTALALPDIFTRDPKQAAQLSKARANAADALVRAEEQWLEASTQYDEATG from the coding sequence ATGCTTGCGATCACCGACCTCTCCGTCCGCCTCGCCGGACGCCTTCTGATTGACCAGAGTTCCGTGCAAATCACGCCCGGGTCGCGCGTCGGCCTGGTCGGGCGCAACGGCACCGGCAAGTCGACCCTGTTCAAGGTGATCCGCAGCGAGCTCGCAGCCGAGCACGGTTCGGTGACCCTGCCGCCGCGCTGGCGCGTCGGCAGCCTCGCGCAGGAAGCCCCGAACGGTCCCGAAAGCCTGATCTCCGTCGTGCTCAAGGCCGACCTCGAACGCGACGCGCTGCTGGCCGAGGCCGAGCGCGCCACCGATCCGCACCGGATCGCGGAGATCCAGACTCGCCTCGTCGATATCGACGCGCATTCGGCGCCGAGCCGCGCCGCCGCGATCCTCTCCGGTCTCGGCTTCTCCGCTGCCGATCAGCTCCGCCCTTGTGCCGAATTCTCCGGCGGCTGGCGCATGCGCGTCGCGCTGGCCGCGACGCTGTTCGCGGCGCCCGACCTGTTGCTGCTCGACGAGCCCACCAACTATCTCGACCTCGAAGGCACGCTCTGGCTGGAGGACCACCTCGCGCATTATCCGCGCACGGTGATCGTGATCAGCCACGACCGCGACCTCCTGGAAAGCTCGGTCGACCAGATCCTGCATCTGGAGCGCGGCAGGCTCACGCTCTACAAGGGCACCTACTCCTCCTTCGAGGAGCAGCGCGCCGCGCGCGAGTTGCTCGATGCCAAGCAGGTCAAGCGACAGGAAGCCGAACGCGCGCGCCTGCAGGCCTTTGTCGACCGCTTCAAGGCCAAGGCCTCCAAGGCGCGGCAGGCTCAGTCCCGCGTCAAGATGCTGGAGCGGCTGAAGCCGATCACGGCGCTGGTCACCGAGGACGTGCGCGAGATCAGCTTCCCGGCGCCGGAAAAGATCCTGTCACCGCCGATCATCGCGGCGGACAACGTGTCGGTCGGCTACGACGCTGCAAGCCCCGTGCTCAACCGCGTCACCCTGCGCATCGACAATGACGACCGCATCGCATTGTTAGGTGCCAACGGCAACGGCAAGTCGACGCTGGTCAAGCTGCTCGCCGGACGGCTGGCGCCGTTCTCCGGCAGAGTGACGCGCGCGGACAAGCTGTCGATCGCCTATTTCGCGCAGCACCAGCTCGACGAGCTCAACGAGGACGCCTCCGCCTACGACCACGTCCGCAAGCTGATGGGCGAGGCGCCCGAAGCAAAGGTGCGCGCCCGCGCCGGCGCGATCGGCTTCTCCGGCAAGGCCGCCGACACCAAGGCCGGCAAGCTCTCGGGCGGCGAGAAGGCGCGGCTGCTCCTGGGCCTTGCCACTTTCTTCGGCCCCAACATGATCATCCTGGACGAGCCGACCAACCATCTCGACATCGACAGCCGCGCGGCGCTCGCGGAGGCGATCAACGAATTCCCCGGCGCCGTCATCATGGTCTCGCACGATCGCTATCTGATCGAGGCCTGCGCCGAACGGCTCTGGATCGTCGCCGACCGCACCGTGACCGATTACGACGGCGACCTCGACGAGTACCGCCGCCTGGTGCTGTCCGCCCGCAACGCGGAAGCCCCGCGCGAGCGCAGCGCGGCGAGCGAGAAGCCGCAGCGTCCGAAATCGGACAATCGCGGTTCGCTGAAGAAGCGCATCGCGGAAGCCGAGGCCGAGATCGCCCGCGTCAGCGAGATCATCACCAAGATCGACACCGCCCTCGCCTTGCCCGACATATTCACGCGCGACCCCAAGCAGGCGGCGCAATTGTCGAAGGCCCGCGCCAACGCCGCCGATGCATTGGTGCGCGCCGAGGAGCAGTGGCTCGAGGCGAGCACGCAATATGACGAGGCGACCGGTTAG
- a CDS encoding sulfur globule protein precursor has translation MLRKLSLAAVAALALGAALAPTSASAHWHGGWHGGGGWHGGGWHRGWGGGPRFYAGGPVSYGYGGCYVRRLVPTPWGPRWRLINRCY, from the coding sequence ATGTTGAGGAAACTTTCGCTCGCCGCCGTTGCCGCGCTGGCGCTCGGTGCCGCGCTGGCGCCGACCTCCGCCTCCGCTCACTGGCATGGCGGCTGGCACGGTGGCGGCGGCTGGCATGGCGGCGGCTGGCACCGCGGCTGGGGTGGTGGACCGCGCTTCTATGCGGGCGGCCCCGTCTCCTACGGCTATGGCGGCTGCTATGTGCGCCGGCTGGTCCCGACCCCCTGGGGACCTCGCTGGCGGCTGATCAACCGCTGCTACTGA
- a CDS encoding TerC family protein: MDWLWQIFDPATIGAFFTQFRNEMAAPTFWLAVGKIIWINILLSGDNALVIALACRGLSPRHRLWGMIFGAGAAVMLRIIFTGIVATLMELPYLKLIGGLALIVIAAKLLVPENEDEDDVDAASHLWQAIQIVVVADIVMSLDNVIAVAAAANGSVPLLVLGLAVSVPLIVAGAALIMALLTKLPVLVWAGAALLGWISGEVIATDPAVAPKLHTLFDGSLGAALDGMLGALRIPPQFGHGGTGGEYLCAALGVVVVLVVGSIWRRRSLTAAALESSERHAKASAE; encoded by the coding sequence GTGGACTGGCTCTGGCAGATCTTCGATCCCGCTACGATCGGGGCGTTCTTCACCCAGTTTCGCAATGAGATGGCAGCGCCGACCTTCTGGTTGGCGGTCGGCAAGATCATCTGGATCAACATCCTGCTCTCCGGCGACAACGCGCTGGTGATCGCGCTTGCCTGCCGCGGTCTGTCGCCGCGGCACCGGCTCTGGGGCATGATCTTCGGTGCCGGCGCAGCGGTGATGCTGCGGATCATCTTTACCGGCATCGTCGCGACCCTGATGGAGCTGCCGTATCTGAAGCTGATTGGTGGTCTTGCGCTGATCGTGATCGCGGCAAAGCTCCTAGTGCCCGAAAACGAGGACGAGGACGACGTCGATGCCGCATCGCATCTGTGGCAGGCCATCCAAATCGTGGTGGTCGCCGACATCGTCATGAGTCTCGACAACGTCATCGCGGTTGCTGCCGCGGCCAATGGCAGCGTGCCGCTGCTGGTCCTCGGCCTTGCCGTCAGCGTGCCGCTGATCGTCGCCGGTGCTGCGCTGATCATGGCGCTGCTCACGAAGCTGCCGGTCCTGGTCTGGGCCGGTGCGGCGCTGCTCGGCTGGATCTCGGGCGAGGTGATCGCGACCGATCCCGCCGTCGCGCCGAAGCTGCACACGCTGTTCGACGGCTCGCTCGGCGCCGCGCTGGACGGCATGCTTGGCGCCCTTCGCATCCCGCCGCAGTTCGGCCATGGCGGCACGGGCGGCGAATATCTCTGCGCCGCACTCGGTGTCGTCGTCGTGCTGGTCGTCGGTAGCATCTGGCGCCGGCGCAGCCTGACCGCGGCCGCGCTCGAATCCTCCGAGCGGCACGCCAAGGCCTCTGCGGAGTGA
- the ndk gene encoding nucleoside-diphosphate kinase, with amino-acid sequence MAIERTFSIIKPDATERNLTGAVNAVIEKAGLRIVAQKRIRMTKGQAETFYAVHKARPFFGELVDFMTSGPVVVQVLEGEGAIAKYREVMGATDPAKAAEGTVRKLYAKSIGENSVHGSDAPETAAIEIVQFFSGNEIVG; translated from the coding sequence ATGGCCATCGAACGCACTTTCTCGATCATCAAGCCCGACGCGACCGAGCGTAACCTGACCGGCGCGGTCAACGCCGTGATCGAGAAGGCGGGTCTGCGCATCGTCGCTCAGAAGCGCATCCGCATGACCAAGGGCCAGGCCGAGACCTTCTATGCCGTCCACAAGGCGCGCCCGTTCTTCGGCGAGCTCGTCGACTTCATGACCTCGGGTCCGGTCGTGGTGCAGGTGCTGGAAGGCGAGGGCGCGATCGCCAAGTATCGCGAGGTGATGGGCGCGACCGATCCGGCCAAGGCCGCCGAGGGCACCGTCCGCAAGCTCTACGCCAAGTCGATCGGCGAGAACTCGGTGCACGGCTCCGATGCGCCGGAGACGGCCGCGATCGAGATCGTCCAGTTCTTCTCGGGCAACGAGATCGTCGGCTGA
- a CDS encoding tripartite tricarboxylate transporter substrate-binding protein has translation MRFFVALVSALFLPLGAAVAQDYPTRPITVLVPFAAGGPTDTVARLTAAGMAKSLGQQVIVENATGAGGTIGTTRAARAQPDGYTLLIHHVGISTAATLYRNLSYDTKTAFAPIGLVTNAPMTIIARSDFPPNTLKELVAYAQQQGDKLTYANAGLGAASHLCGMLFMTAIQKQLTTVPYKGNGPIMNDLLGKQIDLTCDQATNTTGPITAKQVKAFAITTKERLKSLPDLPTADEAGLKGFELGVWHGLYAPKGTPPAIVQKLTAALQAALKDPTLVARFNDINTEPVPQDKATPEALGAMLTSEIDRWAPIIKAAGQYAD, from the coding sequence ATGCGGTTCTTTGTTGCCCTCGTTTCGGCTCTGTTTTTGCCGCTCGGCGCGGCTGTCGCGCAGGATTACCCGACGAGGCCCATCACCGTGCTGGTGCCGTTCGCCGCCGGCGGGCCGACCGACACCGTCGCCCGACTGACCGCAGCGGGCATGGCAAAATCCCTGGGACAGCAGGTCATCGTCGAGAATGCAACAGGTGCCGGCGGCACGATCGGCACGACCCGCGCCGCGCGCGCCCAGCCGGACGGCTACACGCTGCTGATCCATCATGTCGGCATCTCGACCGCCGCGACGCTGTATCGCAATCTCAGTTATGACACGAAGACGGCCTTTGCGCCGATCGGGCTTGTGACCAACGCGCCGATGACCATCATCGCGCGTTCCGATTTCCCGCCCAACACGCTCAAGGAGCTGGTCGCCTACGCCCAGCAGCAGGGCGACAAGCTGACTTATGCCAATGCCGGGCTCGGCGCTGCGTCGCATCTCTGCGGCATGCTGTTTATGACGGCGATCCAGAAGCAGCTCACCACGGTGCCTTACAAGGGCAACGGTCCGATCATGAACGATCTGCTCGGCAAGCAGATCGATCTCACCTGCGATCAGGCGACCAACACCACCGGGCCAATCACGGCCAAGCAGGTCAAGGCCTTTGCGATCACTACCAAGGAGCGGTTGAAGAGCCTGCCCGACTTGCCGACCGCCGACGAGGCCGGCCTCAAGGGCTTTGAGCTCGGCGTCTGGCACGGCCTCTATGCGCCCAAGGGCACGCCGCCGGCGATCGTTCAGAAGCTGACGGCGGCGCTACAGGCCGCGCTCAAGGATCCGACGCTGGTTGCCCGGTTCAACGACATCAACACCGAGCCGGTCCCGCAGGACAAGGCGACGCCCGAGGCGCTGGGCGCGATGCTGACGAGTGAGATCGACCGCTGGGCGCCGATCATCAAGGCAGCCGGGCAGTACGCGGACTGA